Proteins encoded in a region of the Zea mays cultivar B73 chromosome 4, Zm-B73-REFERENCE-NAM-5.0, whole genome shotgun sequence genome:
- the LOC100284063 gene encoding Putrescine hydroxycinnamoyltransferase 1, with protein MTKQVVVVDTALVAPSEETPRQPLWLSNLDLAVPRTHTPLVYYYPAPGTGSFAPDRLRAALGAALVPFYPLAGRLGVGPDGRLQIECNSKGALFVVANADLTGADVFDDYEPSSEIRNTFVPLGESGEANNSPISMFQVTFLKCGGVVLGTAIHHAAMDGVGAFQFMQTWSGVARGLDVAEACGPQPFHDRTLLHARRPPCPTSDHFVYSPAFLSGRPRPYVTRIYSVSPKLLADVKSRCAPGVSTYCAVTAHLWRCVCVARGLAPGADTRLGLPANVRHRLRPPLPRTFFGNAVVRDHVTAPVSTVLGAPLGSVAETIKKAVDRVDDAFARSVLDYLELQNAGGKQLSGQAQAQAPREQLVPATDLWAVSWLGMAMYDADFGSGAPRFVAPAQMFGIGTAYMTPRGPDRDDGIAVLISLEPEYLSCFEKVFFYNE; from the exons ATGACGAAGCAAGTGGTGGTGGTGGACACAGCTCTGGTGGCGCCGAGCGAGGAGACGCCGCGGCAGCCGCTGTGGCTGTCCAACCTTGACCTGGCCGTGCCGAGGACGCACACGCCGCTGGTCTACTACTACCCGGCGCCGGGCACGGGCTCCTTCGCGCCGGACCGGCTGAGGGCCGCATTGGGCGCCGCTCTGGTGCCATTCTACCCACTTGCCGGGCGCCTCGGCGTTGGCCCGGACGGCCGGCTGCAGATCGAGTGCAACAGCAAGGGCGCGCTCTTCGTCGTCGCCAACGCAGACCTCACCGGCGCGGACGTCTTCGACGACTACGAGCCGTCGTCGGAGATCAGGAACACTTTTGTGCCGTTAGGGGAGTCCGGCGAGGCGAACAACAGCCCCATATCCATGTTCCAG GTGACTTTTCTCAAGTGCGGCGGCGTGGTGCTAGGAACCGCCATCCACCACGCGGCCATGGACGGCGTGGGCGCGTTCCAGTTTATGCAGACGTGGTCCGGGGTGGCACGCGGCCTGGACGTGGCGGAGGCGTGCGGGCCGCAGCCGTTCCACGACCGGACGCTCCTGCACGCGCGGCGCCCGCCGTGCCCGACATCCGACCACTTCGTCTACTCCCCGGCGTTCCTCAGCGGCCGCCCCCGGCCCTACGTCACCCGCATCTACTCCGTCTCGCCGAAGCTCCTCGCCGACGTCAAGTCGCGCTGCGCGCCAGGCGTGTCCACCTACTGCGCCGTCACCGCGCACCTCTGGCGCTGCGTGTGCGTCGCGCGCGGGCTAGCGCCGGGCGCGGACACCCGCCTCGGCCTGCCGGCCAACGTCCGCCACCGCCTGCGCCCCCCGCTCCCGCGCACCTTCTTCGGCAACGCCGTCGTGCGCGACCACGTCACCGCCCCCGTCAGCACCGTCCTCGGCGCCCCTCTCGGGTCCGTGGCGGAGACCATCAAGAAGGCGGTGGACCGCGTGGACGACGCCTTCGCGCGGTCGGTGCTGGACTACCTGGAGCTGCAGAATGCAGGCGGCAAGCAGCTGAGCGGCCAGGCTCAGGCCCAGGCGCCCAGGGAGCAGCTCGTACCGGCGACGGACCTGTGGGCGGTGAGCTGGCTGGGGATGGCCATGTACGACGCCGACTTCGGCTCAGGCGCGCCGCGGTTCGTCGCGCCGGCGCAGATGTTCGGCATCGGCACGGCGTATATGACGCCGCGCGGTCCGGACAGGGACGACGGCATCGCCGTGCTCATCTCTCTGGAGCCCGAGTACCTGTCGTGCTTTGAGAAGGTCTTCTTCTATAACGAGTGA